The Desulfitobacterium chlororespirans DSM 11544 sequence TTACCCTCGGCATCAATTCCGATAAAATCAACCACTTTATTCCCGGCATTGTTGTGGACGACTTCCCCATTCTGGACTGTGATTCCGTCAGGAAACGCGCCATTGCCTGATCCATCGGGATCATAGAAGCCTCCGGCGTTGATACCGGCAATGGCGCCTGCATGTTTCACCATATCCGAAAGCCTCTCCCCAGCAACACCGATTTCCTGAGTAACAGCTAATTTAACCCGCTTGGGATCGCTGATCAGCATAACTTTCCCTTTAAAATTTTTACCTTGTATATCTTCAATGACAATACCGGAAGAAGTATCCTCAACATCGGTTTGTCTGTCAATATTCCCGCCCACTTGGTTACCGTGATCATCATAAGTGTGCATAATCTCACTGATTTTTTCCTCGGAAAGAAAGAAGCGCACCACCTGAGGGTGACGTGATGTTTCTACAGCACCTACAGCCATAACTTTTAAAGCTTCAAAGGGTCCCCAAAACAGCACAAAGGGCACGAGGCAACCGGCAAAGATGATATTAAAAACCAGAAATGCGACAATCATTTTCCAACGGACCCTGCGCTTTTTCTTGATCATGCGCCCTGATCACTCCTTAATTGTGTTCTTTTTCATTACTATCTTTCAGCATCGATTATTTTATCATATTGGGGCAGAGTGTAAAGAAAATTAATTACACTTCTCAACAGTGAAAGAAAACCCGGCTTCGCCGAGTTTTATCTCCACGTATCGCAAAAAGGCGAAGTCCTTGGTTGCCCTTGTGCACCATGAAATTTCCTTCTGAACAGCTAAAAACAAGCCGCAGTTTCAATGCGGCTTAAGTAGAATGCTTATCTTAATGGTAACCTAAACACGATTAGTATAGCAAATGCTCACTATTGGTTCAACTCTCTCAATATTAATTATTTATTAACGACCCCTTTAATTTGGATAAGTTTCCAATTTGTACGTGAGGTTGGCAACTTTATCGATCATATTGGCCACACTGCAATATTTCTCCATGGATAATTGAATGGCCCTGAGCAGTTTTTCCTGGGGTAGGTTACTGCCCCAGAATTTAAATATCAATTCCACATCGGTAAAAATACGGGGGTGCTCTGCCGCCCGCTCTCCTACTACCGAGATTTCCAATCGTTCATAGGTAATCCGCATTTTCTCCAGGATTGTGACAATGTCCATGCCGCTGCAGCCTGCCACGGCCATCAGAACCAGCTCCATAGGGCTGGAGCCGTACCCTGACCCCCCTGTGGTTACGCTGCTGTCTATTTGTGTCTTTAGCTTGGACTGGCCTTCTCCTTCAAAGTGCATTCCTTTAATATGGCTTACCGTGACTTGCATTAAACGACCTCCTTTTTTATAGGCATGTAAACAACGAGAACGCCTCAAAGTAAAAATATGCCAATAATTTTTGCCTTTAAGTTACACAAGTATGTCACATTTACCGCTTAAAAGTAATTGTGTCATACTGAAAAAGATGTTAAACTATCACATGGACATAATGAATTTAGATTAAAGGAGTGCGGTAAGTTGACAATTCGAATTGGGATTAATGGATTTGGTCGAATTGGACGAAACGTTTTTCGAGCGGCTTTTGGAAGAGAAAACATTGAAATCGTTGCAGTGAATAATCGATCGACAGGTGAGATTTTACCTCATCTCTTAAAATACGATTCCGTACATGGTATCTTCCCTGCTCAGATCCAGCACACTGAAGATGGCTTCACTGTGGATGGACAATTGGTTAAAGTAGTTTCCCACACAGATCCCGGAGATATTCCTTGGGGTGAATTGGGTGTAGACATTGTCATTGAATCCAGCGGCAGGTTCAATAATGGGCCGGACTGCCAAAAACACCTTAACAATGGGGCACGCAAAGTTGTTATCTCTGCTCCCGCTAAAGAAGAAGACATTACCCTTGTCATGGGTGTCAATGAAGAAATCTATGATCCGCAAAAACACCATATCATATCCA is a genomic window containing:
- a CDS encoding phosphodiester glycosidase family protein, producing the protein MIKKKRRVRWKMIVAFLVFNIIFAGCLVPFVLFWGPFEALKVMAVGAVETSRHPQVVRFFLSEEKISEIMHTYDDHGNQVGGNIDRQTDVEDTSSGIVIEDIQGKNFKGKVMLISDPKRVKLAVTQEIGVAGERLSDMVKHAGAIAGINAGGFYDPDGSGNGAFPDGITVQNGEVVHNNAGNKVVDFIGIDAEGKLIIGPMDVNQIKEKKIQEGVSFYPPLVKKGKQAVSGDGGWGIAPRTGIGQRADGTIIFVVIDGRQPTWSIGATLRDMMNVFLEYDAVEAVNLDGGSSSEMVYNGKIINKLWNIFGERYIPTGFVVTP
- a CDS encoding OsmC family protein, translating into MQVTVSHIKGMHFEGEGQSKLKTQIDSSVTTGGSGYGSSPMELVLMAVAGCSGMDIVTILEKMRITYERLEISVVGERAAEHPRIFTDVELIFKFWGSNLPQEKLLRAIQLSMEKYCSVANMIDKVANLTYKLETYPN